A genome region from Nicotiana tabacum cultivar K326 chromosome 13, ASM71507v2, whole genome shotgun sequence includes the following:
- the LOC107823736 gene encoding uncharacterized protein LOC107823736 isoform X3 has translation MMEAMLIQYGLDLALQGKEKKPDKMTDEEFAIIDKKAKSAELNEMCTALIIYIGSEPSYALNPDWEGVRSTRTRTNLTLFHSLKATDFCCLET, from the exons ATG atggaagctatgcTAATTCAGTATGGCTTAGACttggcgttgcaaggaaaggagaagaagccggataaaatgacggacgaggagtttgccatcatagacaaaaaggcaaaatcag CAGAGTTGAATGAGATGTGCACAGCTCTTATTATTTATATTGGGTCTGAACCATCATATGCACTGAATCCAGATTG GGAAGGAGTGAGATCGACACGTACTCGGACAAATCTGACACTTTTTCATTCACTTAAAGCAACAGACTTTTGTTGTTTAGAAACTTAG
- the LOC107823736 gene encoding uncharacterized protein LOC107823736 isoform X6, whose amino-acid sequence MYGLDLALQGKEKKPDKMTDEEFAIIDKKAKSELNEMCTALIIYIGSEPSYALNPDWEGVRSTRTRTNLTLFHSLKATDFCCLET is encoded by the exons ATG TATGGCTTAGACttggcgttgcaaggaaaggagaagaagccggataaaatgacggacgaggagtttgccatcatagacaaaaaggcaaaatcag AGTTGAATGAGATGTGCACAGCTCTTATTATTTATATTGGGTCTGAACCATCATATGCACTGAATCCAGATTG GGAAGGAGTGAGATCGACACGTACTCGGACAAATCTGACACTTTTTCATTCACTTAAAGCAACAGACTTTTGTTGTTTAGAAACTTAG
- the LOC107823736 gene encoding uncharacterized protein LOC107823736 isoform X5: protein MYGLDLALQGKEKKPDKMTDEEFAIIDKKAKSAELNEMCTALIIYIGSEPSYALNPDWEGVRSTRTRTNLTLFHSLKATDFCCLET, encoded by the exons ATG TATGGCTTAGACttggcgttgcaaggaaaggagaagaagccggataaaatgacggacgaggagtttgccatcatagacaaaaaggcaaaatcag CAGAGTTGAATGAGATGTGCACAGCTCTTATTATTTATATTGGGTCTGAACCATCATATGCACTGAATCCAGATTG GGAAGGAGTGAGATCGACACGTACTCGGACAAATCTGACACTTTTTCATTCACTTAAAGCAACAGACTTTTGTTGTTTAGAAACTTAG
- the LOC107823736 gene encoding uncharacterized protein LOC107823736 isoform X4 yields the protein MMEAMLIQYGLDLALQGKEKKPDKMTDEEFAIIDKKAKSELNEMCTALIIYIGSEPSYALNPDWEGVRSTRTRTNLTLFHSLKATDFCCLET from the exons ATG atggaagctatgcTAATTCAGTATGGCTTAGACttggcgttgcaaggaaaggagaagaagccggataaaatgacggacgaggagtttgccatcatagacaaaaaggcaaaatcag AGTTGAATGAGATGTGCACAGCTCTTATTATTTATATTGGGTCTGAACCATCATATGCACTGAATCCAGATTG GGAAGGAGTGAGATCGACACGTACTCGGACAAATCTGACACTTTTTCATTCACTTAAAGCAACAGACTTTTGTTGTTTAGAAACTTAG